In the genome of Colletes latitarsis isolate SP2378_abdomen chromosome 9, iyColLati1, whole genome shotgun sequence, one region contains:
- the LOC143345463 gene encoding zinc finger protein 830 — protein sequence MSLKRRLTQDDLRKAMSEHKKKLGVVKKIESPLAKYTDIGQLMCVLCKVIVRSETVWPVHLNSKTHKENIALAKKTKLETDTPKTAVHTFKRPTSPSQESSSNKKIKSILKVPSTQTTSSLPSDFFDNNPKQSNGTVPSNTSAVIERPENSKELANDKEAKNVEIEEEREKDKNKDTNQPVLPEGFFDDPVLDAKVRNVEYKNPIEEEWEKFQKEIKEETAQSAQIIADDQEEATTERQLGEIEEQLRHWSRVMDLVKRKEQVQATDRKQKNTDEDVSSGDEAEFEEFLDWRAKNSYK from the exons ATGTCGCTTAAAAGAAGATTAACGCAAGATGATTTGCGTAAAGCCATGAGTGAGCATAAAAAGAAATTGGGTGTAGTCAAGAAAATTGAATCACCATTAGCAAA ATATACAGATATAGGGCAGCTTATGTGTGTTCTCTGCAAAGTTATTGTTCGTAGTGAAACAGTTTGGCCTGTTCACTTGAATTCAAAGACTCACAAGGAAAATATAGCATTAGCAAAGAAGACTAAATTAGAAACAGATACTCCAAAGACCGCTGTGCACACATTTAAAAGGCCTACATCTCCATCTCAAGAATCTTCCTCGAACAAAAAGATAAAGAGTATATTAAAAGTTCCTTCAACACAAACAACATCGAGCTTACCATCAGATTTCTTTGATAATAATCCTAAACAGTCCAATGGTACTGTACCATCAAATACTTCTGCAGTGATAGAAAGGCCAGAGAACAGCAAAGAACTTGCAAATGATAAGGAAGCAAAAAATGTAGAAATAGAAGAAGAAAGGGAAAAAGACAAAAACAAAGATACAAATCAACCAGTTCTTCCAGAAGGCTTTTTTGATGATCCAGTTTTGGATGCTAAG GTTCGTAATGTTGAGTATAAAAATCCCATAGAAGAAGAATGGGAAAAGTTTCAAAAAGAAATTAAGGAGGAAACTGCACAATCCGCGCAAATAATCGCAGATGATCAAGAAGAAGCAACAACAGAGAGACAATTAGGTGAAATAGAAGAACAATTACGACACTGGTCTag AGTAATGGATCTTGTAAAACGTAAAGAACAAGTACAAGCTACAGATAGGAAACAAAAGAACACAGATGAGGATGTTTCTAGCGGTGACGAGGCCGAGTTTGAGGAATTTCTCGATTGGAGAGCCAAAAATTcttataaatga
- the LOC143345462 gene encoding phosphoserine aminotransferase yields MSDQSNNMNDVINFGAGPAKLPHQVLKDVQKELLAYGNTQMSILEMSHRSNEIKNIIENAQATLKDLLNIPDNYKILFMQGGGAGLFAAIPLNMMTKRKADYIVTGSWSAKAAAEAAKYGYARLITLENYTKIPDPSTWNLDPEASYVYYCANETIHGVEFNFIPETNGLPLVADMSSNILTRSLDISKFAVIFAGAQKNIGPAGVTLVIVRDDVLGHAKDICPSVLNFTVMAANNSLYNTPPVFQIYTVGLVLKWVQEHNGVEEMETLSIEKSRKLYDVIDQSEGFYSCPVEVDARSRVNVVFRILKDNKSVEQEFLSGAKARGMMQLGGHRLVGGLRASLYNAITLEETQKLADYMQWFHQEYLKEHK; encoded by the exons ATGAGCGACCAAAGCAATAATATGAACGATGTGATCAATTTTGGAGCAGGACCGGCCAAACTTCCGCATCAG gtATTAAAAGATGTACAAAAGGAATTACTTGCGTACGGTAATACACAAATGAGCATTTTAGAGATGAGTCATAGATCGAAcgagattaaaaatattattgagAATGCTCAAGCCACGTTAAAGGATTTATT GAACATTCCAGATAATTATAAAATCTTATTTATGCAAGGAGGAGGGGCAGGGTTATTTGCAGCCATTCCTTTAAATATGATGACAAAGCGCAAAGCAGATTACATAGTAACTG GCTCGTGGTCGGCCAAAGCAGCGGCAGAAGCAGCAAAGTATGGTTACGCGAGATTAATTACGTTGGAGAATTATACCAAAATCCCTGATCCGTCTACTTGGAATTTAGACCCAGAAGCATCCTACGTTTATTACTGTGCTAACGAGACAATTCATG GAGTCGAATTCAATTTCATTCCCGAGACGAACGGATTGCCACTCGTTGCCGACATGTCGTCGAACATTCTTACAAGATCTTTAgatatttcgaaa TTTGCAGTAATTTTTGCTGGCGCCCAGAAAAATATTGGTCCAGCCGGCGTAACGCTCGTGATAGTGCGAGATGATGTTCTTGGCCATGCTAAAGATATCTGTCCATCAGTGCTCAATTTTACTGTTATGGCAGCCAACAACTCCTTGTACAATACACCGCCAGTATTTCA GATCTATACGGTCGGGTTAGTTTTGAAATGGGTTCAGGAACACAATGGCGTCGAAGAGATGGAAACATTGTCAATTGAAAAAAGTCGGAAACTATATGACGTGATCGATCAGTCAGAAGGTTTCTACTCGTGCCCGGTCGAAGTAGACGCAAGGAGTCGGGTTAATGTGGTGTTTAGAATACTCAAAGACAATAAATCGGTTGAGCAAGAATTCTTGTCTGGCGCGAAAGCGCGTGGTATGATGCAGTTGGGAGGCCACAG ACTTGTAGGTGGACTTCGAGCGTCTTTGTATAATGCTATTACTCTGGAAGAGACACAAAAACTGGCAGACTATATGCAATGGTTCCACCAAGAATATTTGAAGGAACATAAATAG